One stretch of Clupea harengus chromosome 2, Ch_v2.0.2, whole genome shotgun sequence DNA includes these proteins:
- the zic2a gene encoding zinc finger protein ZIC 2a, which yields MLLDAGHQFPGLGVGTFARHHSTSEMQDRDLSLAQNSFVDTAHMGAFKLNHDISPGQSSAFTSQAPGYPAAALGAHAAHVTSYASSPFNSTRDFLFRSRGFAESSPASSQHAIFGPTAGSLHHSHTDSQGHILFPGIHDQHGSHSSPNVLNGQMRLGLPGEVFGRSDQYHQVSSPRTDPYSAAQLHNQYGSMNMNMGMNMAGHHHHPGAFFRYMRQQCIKQELICKWIDPEQLSNPKKSCNKTFSTMHELVTHVSVEHVGGPEQSNHICFWEDCVRESKPFKAKYKLVNHIRVHTGEKPFPCPFPGCGKVFARSENLKIHKRTHTGEKPFQCEFEGCDRRFANSSDRKKHMHVHTSDKPYLCKMCDKSYTHPSSLRKHMKVHEASPPPAQDSSPAASSGYESSTPPGLVSPSTETQSNNLSPASAVHNNNGHSSLSSNFSEWYV from the exons ATGTTACTGGACGCTGGTCACCAGTTCCCTGGGTTGGGAGTTGGCACGTTTGCAAGGCATCATTCAACCAGCGAAATGCAGGACAGAGATTTGAGTTTAGCACAAAATAGCTTCGTCGATACGGCACACATGGGTGCCTTCAAACTGAACCACGATATCTCTCCCGGGCAGAGCTCTGCGTTCACCTCGCAGGCTCCAGGTTACCCCGCTGCGGCTCTTGGTGCGCATGCAGCTCATGTCACATCGTATGCCAGCTCGCCTTTTAACTCAACAAGGGACTTTCTGTTTCGTAGCCGGGGCTTTGCAGAATCGTCTCCGGCCAGCAGCCAACATGCAATCTTCGGCCCCACAGCAGGGTCACTGCATCACTCTCATACAGACAGTCAGGGTCACATTTTGTTTCCCGGGATCCACGACCAGCATGGGTCTCACAGCTCACCAAACGTGTTGAACGGGCAGATGCGACTAGGACTACCGGGGGAAGTTTTCGGGCGATCCGATCAATATCATCAGGTATCCAGCCCGAGGACCGACCCTTACTCTGCCGCCCAACTGCACAACCAGTATGGCTCCATGAATATGAACATGGGGATGAACATGGCAGGGCATCACCATCACCCGGGTGCCTTCTTCCGCTACATGAGGCAGCAATGCATCAAGCAAGAGCTCATCTGCAAGTGGATCGACCCGGAGCAGCTCAGCAACCCAAAGAAGAGTTGCAATAAAACTTTCAGTACCATGCACGAGTTGGTCACCCACGTCTCCGTGGAGCACGTCGGGGGGCCAGAGCAGAGCAACCACATCTGTTTCTGGGAAGACTGCGTCAGAGAAAGCAAACCATTTAAAGCCAAATACAAGTTGGTCAACCACATTCGAGTGCATACGGGCGAAAAACCGTTTCCATGCCCATTTCCTGGATGTGGCAAGGTCTTCGCACGGTCGGAAAATTTGAAGATTCACAAGCGAACACATACAG GTGAGAAACCATTCCAGTGTGAATTTGAGGGCTGTGACCGACGCTTCGCGAACAGCAGCGACCGAAAGAAGCAcatgcacgttcacacctccgACAAACCCTATCTTTGTAAAATGTGTGACAAGTCATACACTCACCCCAGCTCCCTACGAAAGCACATGAAG GTCCATGAAGCCTCTCCGCCGCCCGCACAAGACTCGTCGCCCGCGGCCAGTTCCGGTTACGAGTCCTCCACACCCCCCGGTCTGGTGTCCCCCTCCACCGAGACGCAAAGCAACAATCTGTCTCCTGCGTCAGCGGTGCACAACAACAACGGCCACAGCAGCCTATCGTCCAATTTCAGTGAGTGGTATGTTTAG